The genomic stretch GGAGGAAAGTTCTGTTGTTCCCTTCCCACCGGGGGCCGAAGATCAGGTGCAGCTGTGATACTTTTTTACATCTATGCATCATTCAGTGTCAGCAAggtaaaacattttcatttttattcgcCTCCGTTACTAATGATGACACTTTTTCTAGAATGCGCGACAAAGGGAAGCAGAGGGCTCCGCCCCCCAAGAAAGCACGGCAAAGAGGCAGCAGGAAAGAACACCAGAAACGACTAATGGAGAAGCCCACACAGCCAAGAACTCAGGTTTGTTTTAAGATTGAACAAATGTATAGATTAAAGGTGCTGTATGCTTTGATTAGTTACTGCAAGGGGAGAGCTAACTTTCGCATGTGTATATTccgccctttaaaaaaaaaaaaaaaaaattaacactgTTTTAATGTGGTGTGAATCTGCATAGCATCTGTATTCATAAATGTGACTCAGTTATTCTGCTTTAGTAATTAAATGATATTAACAccaatttaaattaaataatgatgATTTTATTCAAATTGTGTGgctaaaagaaataataatcataagaataataatggttattcattttgtattttttaaattcatgttGCTTTTAAGCCACGGGTGTTTACATGTGTAGCTGAAGTAATATAACACAGTGGTAGCATAATGACTAGTAGATTTTCAAAAGTGTCATAATTCATCGCAATTTACATGTTAAATATAAATTCTAGCCAATTTATTAGGCACAGTTTGAGTCAGTATATGTATCACAGATTCTGCCGTTACAGTGATAATTGTGCTCAGGTTTGATGGCGGTATTAATTTCACAATAtatttgttattgtggttgggGTTTTTTGCGGTGGTTAGAGCTGTTAATATTTTGCCCGTtataatgctaaaaaacataACCAAAACACATTTGGCTATGTCCTGACTGTTGCTGTTCTTTTTCCTTCCAGAAGAGTAAAGCTCCAAAGAAGCATTTTGGGAGCAAGGGCGGGGACCGTTTTGACAACCTGGTGGAGCAGTACAAGAAGAAACTTCTCTCTAAAAGTGAGAAAACCTCCGGTATGAGAAACAGCAAGTGGTTTGATAGTTAGTTACCGTAATTTAAACATGTATTTGGAGACAAGATACCGTAATTCCAGTGATGGTGATTTTAATAATATACTGTCAATTGTACAATATATTTGTATGAAACTTTGCTTtcaactactgtatgttgtcGCCACCACCAGTGAATCAAACTAATGCAAGAGTTTTACTTGTCAGCGGgctttttattaaatatatcaAAAACAATTGGGTCTGCATGATTTCATTGACATTTACATAGAGCCGTTTTGAAAACCCCCTTAACATTTGAAAAACTCACTTTatgaaacatgtttttcctTAAATAGTTATacagtgtttataaaaaagtacagtaaaaaatatacaaaatgcatattttaaggTTATAAATAGCAATACTGGAAGAGCTGGTGATATTGCACCTAGGCGGAAGTTAACCTTTCCTCTACCTGCTTCAAACACTCATGATGTCACTGCAGAACCAcgactgacttcatgcagttcatgtgttttttcctaTCATAGATAAGCATTTAGAATTTACTGCAGCTCTCTTGGCAATACAACTTAAAACAGCTAAATGCAGCATATAAATAGATCCCAGTATTTAAATAAGTGCGTGCTAAAGATGATTATGTCAGTCTTTCAGCATTTCTCCAGCTGGTCCATGTTCTGCAGTAGCTGGCCGAGGAGCTCCTTCACTCTCATGAGAGCTTCAATGCTCACGGTGAGGTTAAAGGCTCGCTGACTCTGCAGCCGCTGCAGTGGGACCGATACGAGAGGTTTGGGCTTGGACTTGGTGTCGTTGCAGTGGCCCTGCTTCCACTGCACCAGGTAACCCTTTAAGGAGGAAATGTCCGTCTTCACCTGGGATATGTTCAGGGAGTCTGAGATGAGGCCGTTGTAGCCGTCCAAGAGTGCCACCACCGAGGAGAGCCCGTCCGGTTGGTCTGTGGGCGGCGTCAATGTCATGCTATCAGGAACCTGCACTTCGATGACAACAATCCATCAAGGTTGTTTTCACCCCTCATAATGATGTTTATGCTGTGAATGTTACCTGGATGTTTATATTCAGCCTCACCACCAGCTGCTCAGCGATACGCTTCACTTTGGTTTTCATCTTCATGGCTTCCACCGGCAGAGCAGCAGCTGTGGTCACACTGAGCATGTGGGAGGACACCAGGACGGCCAAGGTGATGTAGTCCatgtttactcacttttttatCTGGCAAGAAATCCCAACATGATTAGATATGATGCAGGTTAGTTTACACTCCTTCAGCCCCatattttctttttactcaGAACTGTCAGGTCACGTCACGTCCGCCTTCCTAATGCCCATTTACTCAACGCTGTGCTTGCAAATATTTGAGATACTCCTACAGCTGCAAATAAATGATTACAAGTACAAAGATCACTTCTGCTGAGGTCGTGCTATCCTAATTTGGTTCAACAGCCAGTTGTACAAAGATAAACCTTTTTTGCATACACGTTCATGTACAGATACATGTACAATACTGCAATGTATAAATGTTATCATTATCAGTAATTGTTGTATGAATCATGTTATTGgcattatcattattttattttgtattgagtAATTTTATGTCAAGATTCACAgttcaaaaataacaaaaggtAACAAAAGgtctacaaaaaaataaaatgttatttcctGGATCATGCTGCAGCATGTAATTCATGCGTGAAatttcctttttaaaatttacattttaaaatgttatttaatgatatgcaatttattaaaaaaaaaaaaaacacaactacgGGTACATAAAATGGACCACACCAAGGTCCTAGAAGATGctatttctgcaaagtagttGTATAtgactataaataaataatacaattatttgatttattttcaatttatcaTCTTATTTGAAGATGTAACTGAAATACATAAGGTTCTGGAGGACTTAATTTCTTTAACTCGACtgcataataatgataatacgtaatgataagtACAATAGAAAATGCAGACAATAATCAAAATGATTTTGAATGCAGATATTTTTCTAATTAGCAGTGGAATCAGGTactaaatattaaaacaaaaaacaatcaccTTAGGCACATGACTTATTTTTCCCAGTCATGCATTACTTGGAGAGAGagtgtttaaaaatgatgaCTAACTTATCAACTAAGTAACAGATGGTAACAAGGCTTTTCACCACTAGGATTCTTTTACACATCAAGCCAACATCCAAGCATCCCACAAAATGTTTAACATATATTACAACCATATCAACCGACACACTGAAATGTACTTTAAAGAAGCTTAGAAGAAAGTTGCGCTTACCCTTGCTTGGTTGTGAGTGTGTTCAATGCCAGGCGCCCATCAGCATATCTTATAGTGGTGGGATGTTGAGTCATCTCTTACTCATCTCTTTCCCCGACCCTCCAGTCCCCTTGTCCATCCCCTCACCTACCTCTTCCCATCGCACACCCTCCCCGGTTGTAATGCAGAGGGGGCGGGGTGGGGGCTTGAATATGCAAGACAATTTTCATAACAATTAACCTGCCATATTTGAGTCACCAGAGAAAAATGCATCTAAATGGTTTCTTAATGTTCCTTGAAGAAGCGTATGTAATGGCTTTCCAATGCGTAATTAATCAcggctttttaaaaacccaaTATTACAGTTTCTTGTACCATTTTACATAAAGTCCCAGTTACAGATAATCAGTAGGCCATACGTGTTATATATCCTGTGCTGACCTGCAGTGCCCATGGCTCATTCCAAATATTGCCCAATGCAACCAGGTCAGTCCTATTTGTTTGGCAAGGAACTTCACACAGTTGAGTCGCTCATCTCCACTGTAGCAGCCATTCATGCCAAAATAACTATTGCCAATGTCAATAATTAATAtccaatattatttatattatcattaccaacaattttactattattatatcaATATTCTtggattattgtattatttcattcatatgttttcttttaagtttacatttattatatttgcaatttatttttaacaagAAATTGCATAAAAATAACAGTAGTCTGTACTGAGGTCCTGGatgagttaattaaaaaaaaaaaagtaaaagtaagtaCAAATAGTCACCGACAATTTAAACACAATCACTTGAGTCAAGTGGGTCCATGGGTATAGCAGCCCGGAAAGTGCGTAGTGCGTTGGCTATGGAGATCAGACTTTGCCAAACAGTGCAGCGAAACGATaaaggacacatacaagaatgtattaaTGCACACTGAGTTGCTGTAAGGACTCAAAAAGGCATGttagaagcattattttcattatgtgtGACGCTaaagataagctttcactgcttttcgATTGTCTTGTTTTCAACTCTTTTGTGTCTTCATGTATGACACCatgtacactcacacaattggagcacTTGATGCTTGCCCCCCATCTGCTCACCGGTAGTAAGCCTCTATGTCACGTGGTTGAGACCCAGCAaatctacatttgatcaaagttactttcAGTCAGATCAAAACTCAatcgctgcatatgacttctatcaCAATGTGTGATGGGAAATAatctaataaataattaaaaacacaaaaacaaccaaaaaaaggtGATTGTAGCATTATGGGAATGGTAGTCAAACATAAAACCTatctactgcaatctattttaaatACAACCTTTATGTAACtatacatcaacataaatgattagcagtagcagctacaactgccatcACTATTgtaacttttatcatttttaattgGAAACACTTAAacgcatcatgcttaggtcatgcatgcaaagatgtaaaacatttcaaatgtacCTGGATTTtatgactcggttaaataaaaattcttgtttttgttcagtcttacatttttttcattgtagttttcttaaaagtagtggtgaaatatcgtctcgtcttgttctcgtgaacccaatatcatgtctcgtcttgtgagccGAGTGTCACCCCAGTTCTTAATGTTTTCAAACCTTTCCACAAATAGTGATGCATAAGTATAATAGTAGCTGCTGCTTCATGTGTGTGACAATGAATATTATATCCAAGGGCAGGACAGTCGGTACACTTTAGAATCCACTTTTGTTCATGAATCAAATTATTGGCCATTATTCACTGTACCTTTGAAGAATcaaccccccacccaccctgtataataacatgtattctttattatactgtatttatagtaAAAGTAATTATACctgttatttttaatgtacGGGAAAAAGaggcatttattatttttttttaattaaagtaaaaaatgaaatctGTTGCATTAATAGTGaaagtaattatttaattactttgcatatttgcatttatttgttaAAGTGGAAAATGAGACACAGTgtttatttgaggaaataccacattattatttttgtaattatagtTATTTATTCTGCAAGGCATAGTTAAACCAAATAGCATCCGATAAAATGCAaagattgtagagacatgcaatTGAAGGAATCTATGTAAAACACTGAAACTACATATTTGTGATAATTCTTATCACACCAGAAAAGCACATGATGAGGTTTGGGGGCGAAAAAATCAGGTTTGGCCCAGGGACATTACCCGGAATGTTTTTCGGCACAGAATCAGGTCAGTCCAATCCAACTCTTATGCCTTAGTGAACGCAGCCTGCTTGTGCTTTGCAAATTTCAAGCTGTCACCATCACATACAGTAAAAGCATTGCGTAACATTTGCAGCCTCCTAATAAAAACAGCTTCAGTATTTTGCCAAAGATCTCAAATGTTTCTAATGGAGCTCCTAGGTCATTTTTGACATCTCAGCTCttggttttaatttttttccccctacttcattctttttttccctctctctcaAGAAGCCGCTATTCTTGGATGGATGTCAATGTTGTGATACAGACACGTCAGGGAACAGGCCTTAGAGGAGGTCTACATCCTTAtgggaaattaaaaacaaaacaaggctattatgttattttagttttcaCTCAAAGTAATTTACTGTAAAGCCTGCatacctcacacacacacacacacacacacacacacacacacacacacacacagacacggaGGGGGAGCGAAAACAGGGgtctcataaaagtcacacattgTCTTTATAACACGCTTAGCTTGAGCAGAAATATGATCGTATCTGGAAATTGACGAGAAAAGGCACAGTAAAGGACACATTTCTGGGAATTACAGTAACCTGGTGGCAGGCAAGGTCCCACTTTAGTCTTTCAACGGGAATTGTCGATTATTCATGAAAGCAAAAACATGGAGGAATGAACTGGATGGAGTTTCCAAacacactctctcacacacacacacacacacacaaaagaaggTCCTTTTACTTTTCTGTGCCAGCAACaaactgactttttaaatgCTGACATCTGGGATGAATAACAGCTGCCGGtcactgaatatttttttttttcaacaaggaTTTTGCCTACAGGAATACAACACCATTGCTCACAGGAAACATTTTAAGGTAAGTCTTGTCATGGTGACTGTATATAGTTCTCATTTGCACTGAGGCCGACTTTAAAGTAACAGTAAGGAACAGTTGTtattttcccctatgtctcccCTTACCGATGTGAAGTGTATTTTACTCACCAATGGACAGGAGTCAACAATGCAGCAACATTTCTGCCATTGTTTCTTATTACAAGCCAATGTACCATCAAAATAAGCCCTTATAGTAACATAAAACAATATCAGCTTAGTGTTGTTTGCCATGCCGTGTGGGCCAGTCCTATTTTTGGATTATTTCCACCAAAGAGCTACTCTGGCTTCCCTTATAGGCTTGAAGTGTAATAGACTCAGAATGAGATAGAAATTAATGTTAGTACCAGGCCAGCTCTGCACAAGCAGCAAAGTTGATTCTAATGCTCATGCTAAAATAATAGTATGTGTCCAGGTTGGTCCACAGACATTAAAGGAGGTGTTTCTATAGCAACAATTGTTATGTTCTATTTAAACAAATTCCAAGCTGTTATAATAGGCTTTTAACTTAGTATAGTGAGGTTTTAAAAGGCACTAGCACTTATCTGTGAAGAGTAATACCTATTTTCATTACtttttattgggtaatacaaatgtaaaagggactatatgggtgctatttcatgtctagatgtctctaataatgttaaaaagtgtatttagaagctcGTAAACAGGGTTTTTATGCCATAACTGTGAAAATCATAAAGAGGAGCCAgttggttccacacccaacgACGATTAGTGAATTTCTACGAAGTAGGATTTACTATTAATTAGGGGAACCAAAGAAACTGCGCTACACAGATCTGGCAGAAGATGCACAACAACAAGGATGGAAGGtcaaggtctatccagctgaagtaggatgcagaggttttgtggcttctaccatcaggcttatgaaagaccttggcattcatggacaggctctgcgacagacaataagcggccgaaagaagcagccagtggctatgatcaagcgcaaggacactcgctgggctcaaagcagaggggggcacaAACCTGAGACGCCAGGTGTTGCCGaagagctctctggaggtgtcatggggctatcatcgaaacaccaatgaaggagggtacccaCCTGACAATCCACCCTGTTCCTTCGTGACCTTACTCAGGGGTGTGCCGTGGGAGGAAGGGGGTAGGCTGAGCGATGACCTGGTGGGCGGGGCAGGTTTTTTAAGCCGAGGTCGGGAccttactgcctagctcatatccctccactttccaggcactactttactcatgattgggcatgggacacaggctcaggcttgatcaccctgtagttggccaCCTTTGATGAAggtgtctagtgttgaaaggccaaaacacccactgattcaaaggtacacttctgatgatgtgtcccaaaatgtacatccttcccatggctgagataaagttcccacgccacacctcatgtgattaccatctattgggacaaaggactttttccatCACGTCCTATGTATTCATGAtcttaggggtgtcacaagaacTTGCGACatgaaaatgtgacaagatttaaAGACGTCtaatgggcactaggcctgggatgacaacaaataattacacaataattatataatcacataattaatgaaaatgaattcgatagttttgccggcctcaatacgttgccatgtgcatgcctgtctgttttccttgtctcctgcttccaaacaggcaggaagagagttcactctgtgcattggtttcagcacctgaCACAGTTGtcccatagaacaacggcatgaatggagtgaggccTTTTGTCTGTcatcatacagtctctttgtctcggtgggtggaggtggggccagtagcatacacacagcgtaattaaattagtagattgcaaagtattgtcatatatttgttctttgtacttttcttaaaactaATGTTAACATCTCATCTCGTTCTTGTACAGTCATCCTTCATTTACtgtatagtggttaattggttctagacccgaccgcgttaaatgaattttccgtgatgtaggattcaatgttaataaattgaacctgtttgactttctaaatacgggttttaacattatgagagccctgtagacatgaaataacaccaccgTAGTCACCTCTacattcctattattcattgtttacaccacatggcAACTTTTaagctgcagggactcgagatggcaGTTAGCTAACAAGCGAGCGCGctagttagccttgaatttatttcttctaaacttaaaaagccaaaaacctaccacttccacatgggatgGGAGGGGaactatcatgtcggacatgccatggctgacttcatgacttcatgaaaTGTTAAATGGTAATGTAAGGTcacgtctcaatgttttgtgtcattactgccgccgagtgaccagaatactacatatcattgtattttaatatgttttgactaatagtctGTAGTCGATCATGAAAGAcagcggtcatttattaattaataaaaaaaaaaaaacgcaataaagTGAGGGAGCGCTATTTCAACCACAATGTAGCGCGGGACAACAACGGTATATGAAATACATGCAGCCTATCCTTCTCcagtaaaagtctgatcacctgaTGCGAGTGGATATCTTgaataatcctccatcttggcagtgatattcattcattcattcagcagagcatgaaaatatcttacatttgaATTGTTTGTAAATGGAGCTCCAGCcggcactgctgtttttgtatttcaataaagtaaaaaaacaaaacaaaacaaaaaaacactggctttcCCTCTCTGTggagcaccttccagctcacagaTACCCCCACTCCTTCAGAATGAAGCGAGTATTGCAAGTGCCGCCAGTATGAAATTTTTCTGAATTTTACTGTCCAATTAGCAACactaatgatgtcacacttacattaaagacattacatggGCTGTAGAAAATCATagtatataataaatgtttctgcaatatTATATTGTTggagacatgctgacaaacagaaacttgcAGGTGCCATGTGCTCCAACTCAGTgtactcactgagtgcacttaGAAGGTAGGCAGGACTTGCACACTTAGCCCAGAAGAAACGCTtgtggcagcctcatcttaggtttctgccgtGTATTTGATCAGGA from Dunckerocampus dactyliophorus isolate RoL2022-P2 chromosome 5, RoL_Ddac_1.1, whole genome shotgun sequence encodes the following:
- the LOC129181624 gene encoding leptin-like codes for the protein MDYITLAVLVSSHMLSVTTAAALPVEAMKMKTKVKRIAEQLVVRLNINIQVPDSMTLTPPTDQPDGLSSVVALLDGYNGLISDSLNISQVKTDISSLKGYLVQWKQGHCNDTKSKPKPLVSVPLQRLQSQRAFNLTVSIEALMRVKELLGQLLQNMDQLEKC